Proteins from a genomic interval of Zingiber officinale cultivar Zhangliang chromosome 2A, Zo_v1.1, whole genome shotgun sequence:
- the LOC122042565 gene encoding CCR4-NOT transcription complex subunit 3-like isoform X2, with translation MQSREITDMKGASAISVIEVNQLPTEIDPSHAQPLQPGDTALNSGLTQSQIYNLQLLEAAYHKLPHPRDSEFSCPRSYVPRLPVVTPASYPQTKATIVDDPDFWKQLSLFPYNTEVMFFAFYFQQKTYQQYLAARELKRQQWRYHIESNLWFRQLNQSGIVNNNFERGNYEFFDFNIANDNSRTGWCVA, from the exons ATGCAGTCCAGGGAGATAACGGATATGAAG GGTGCAAGTGCTATCTCTGTTATAGAAGTTAACCAATTACCTACAGAGATTGATCCTTCACATGCTCAGCCATTGCAACCTG GTGACACAGCTCTGAACTCTGGCTTGACACAAAGTCAAATTTATAATCTGCAGCTACTTGAAGCTGCATACCACAAACTTCCCCATCCTAGAGACTCAGAATTTTCTTGCCCAAGGAGCTATGTTCCT AGGCTTCCCGTAGTTACTCCGGCAAGTTATCCACAAACAAAGGCAACGATAGTTGATGATCCTGACTTTTGGAAACAATTATCACTTTTTCCATATAATACTGAAGTTATgttttttgcattttattttcaaCAG AAAACCTATCAGCAGTATTTAGCTGCCAGAGAATTAAAGAGGCAACAATGGCGATACCATATTGAATCTAACCTATGGTTTCGACAGCTCAATCAGTCAGGAATTGTAAATAACAACTTTGAGAGAGGGAACTATGAATTCTTTGATTTCAATATTGCGAATGATAACTCTCGGACTGGATGGTGT GTGGCGTAG
- the LOC122042565 gene encoding CCR4-NOT transcription complex subunit 3-like isoform X1 — protein sequence MQSREITDMKGASAISVIEVNQLPTEIDPSHAQPLQPGDTALNSGLTQSQIYNLQLLEAAYHKLPHPRDSEFSCPRSYVPRLPVVTPASYPQTKATIVDDPDFWKQLSLFPYNTEVMFFAFYFQQKTYQQYLAARELKRQQWRYHIESNLWFRQLNQSGIVNNNFERGNYEFFDFNIANDNSRTGWWRRNATDLPFDFEHGFLEDDEPVP from the exons ATGCAGTCCAGGGAGATAACGGATATGAAG GGTGCAAGTGCTATCTCTGTTATAGAAGTTAACCAATTACCTACAGAGATTGATCCTTCACATGCTCAGCCATTGCAACCTG GTGACACAGCTCTGAACTCTGGCTTGACACAAAGTCAAATTTATAATCTGCAGCTACTTGAAGCTGCATACCACAAACTTCCCCATCCTAGAGACTCAGAATTTTCTTGCCCAAGGAGCTATGTTCCT AGGCTTCCCGTAGTTACTCCGGCAAGTTATCCACAAACAAAGGCAACGATAGTTGATGATCCTGACTTTTGGAAACAATTATCACTTTTTCCATATAATACTGAAGTTATgttttttgcattttattttcaaCAG AAAACCTATCAGCAGTATTTAGCTGCCAGAGAATTAAAGAGGCAACAATGGCGATACCATATTGAATCTAACCTATGGTTTCGACAGCTCAATCAGTCAGGAATTGTAAATAACAACTTTGAGAGAGGGAACTATGAATTCTTTGATTTCAATATTGCGAATGATAACTCTCGGACTGGATG GTGGCGTAGAAATGCAACTGATTTACCTTTTGATTTTGAGCATGGATTTCTCGAGGATGATGAACCTGTGCCATAG
- the LOC122042566 gene encoding 40S ribosomal protein S18: protein MSLVANEDFQHILRVLNTNVDGKQKIMFALTSIKGIGRRFANIVCKKADVDMNKRAGELSAAELENLMTVVANPRQFKIPDWFLNRKKDYKDGRYSQVVSNALDMKLRDDLERLKKIRNHRGLRHYWGLRVRGQHTKTTGRRGKTVGVSKKR, encoded by the exons ATG TCTCTGGTTGCGAACGAGGATTTCCAGCATATTCTTCGTGTTTTGAACACCAACGTGGATGGAAAGCAGAAGATCATGTTCGCCCTTACCTCGATCAAAGGTATCGGACGCCGCTTCGCGAACATCGTATGCAAGAAGGCCGACGTCGACATGAACAAAAG GGCTGGCGAGCTCTCTGCTGCTGAACTTGAGAACCTTATGACAGTTGTTGCGAATCCACGCCAATTCAAGATCCCTGATTGGTTTTTGAACAGAAAGAAAGATTACAAGGATGGAAGGTACTCTCAAGTTGTTTCAAATGCCTTGGACATGAAGCTGAGGGACGACCTTGAGAGGCTGAAGAAGATAAG AAACCACCGTGGACTTCGACACTACTGGGGTCTTCGTGTCCGCGGCCAGCACACAAAGACCACTGGCCGGAGGGGAAAAACTGTAGGTGTCTCGAAAAAGCGATGA